A DNA window from Nitrospira sp. contains the following coding sequences:
- a CDS encoding Putative Type IV pilus assembly protein PilY1 (Evidence 3 : Putative function from multiple computational evidences; MaGe:77307544) produces MRDRTLQGVNMEGAMKRRKIAFRGAVITALACVLLGPNTSSAQTMDQYYAVPPFVSDQVLPNIILLLDNSGSMSGLACDRNDDGDCVDGADQAFASTTTYSGYFDSLTCYAYDTTDTRFEPASTKALLSTDCTTTQWDGNFLNWATFRRFDALKKSMIGGDCVVARAADGTCPTNGTPPLKTVRTQASGVNTELASIAIGALVGRIPLADRAAGPGTVYFGTDAAYFCVDNDNSFNSNCSDGYSQRKYELKIGYSTEPAGVIQQIGAQARFGLFEFKPAGDGARMLVGVGSRQSIDFSGGAVETFNTNVAAMVDAVQESFPSTWTPLSESLYETVRYVAQINSTYLPGSYVFPIAFSGGNSNGVSFAANGVGSIGTSEISALTGTETCPAGYIANACGRDPFFFGSNHTPPWASTSTQVTCCKTFVILVTDGAPTQDTNIPAGLRDYAHGQHGQHCVGGNSIIHAPNGTCNTNQNTPPATLLGEHKTDYADSGNHYLDDVAFWAHTNDMRPCSGTADGTIPVLGVTGHCLQGFQNITFYTFFAFGNIAGREILMHAARLGGFEDTNGNNLPDLTSEWDKVINATGAPGTDGIPDNYFESSNVDDLQDRLMAAITAILRKSASGTSISVLATSSTGEGSIYQAYFFTTDVGQSGANVKWTGYTHALFVDTFGNFREDTNQDGVLTYELDRIIVSRYDNDPSSPNYQKVMVDKFEDISPADGVADSATPVFTGDLRSVLPIWEAGKELALGTSASRKILTWIDPDNDGVVDAGEQIDFTTANCPALRDYLRYAGDACSGSSNAMNLINFIRGDEVAGLRTRMLEVPVGSGNFKVWSLGDPIHSTPTVVAAPKARYDLAYGDATYTAFYAKYRMRRQVVYVGANDGMLHAFNGGFYHKGDNPATNTTVEHGWYTKNKIDNSSGPNLGAELWSFIPHQLLPQLQWLARTDYTHVYYVDLKPTITEARVFTPDADHPGGWGTILIGGFRMGGSCGQCAVGLGAPPMTATIGGVSRTFHSAYFALDVTNPEVDPKLLWVFTDSGLGLTTSYPAVARMNPTTDSSIDPTNEKWYVLFGSGPNGYQADLPSTPEQKASLYTVDLKFGPKAAAGGSLTTMPVGTWRSFMGHVVAVDKDGDWRTDVAYAARTLHDGSLPWRGKMYRLTMGCSAAPCAPTSWGIASGGNRVPTEVLDTFWDAASSTTKEMGPSAASPAVTVDDANKMWVFFGTGRYFSNPDKVDNTIQRLFGVKDSVLSGTCTESSITSCYDDDLVDVTKAVICLICSGSTNQVTDPTNPGVTSFNGTGTTSMMGLVQSKDGWRVSLPGPVTLTDSVSGIATNYAAERSVVNPTLFAGTIFFPTFAPASNFCASDGVSYLYVLFYKTGTASTVPVIGTTPSGSNTLVNSKSSNGVGLGSSGTVHCGQDCSFKNQMSSGNSTSIDVNPEGHYSRFVNWVHQRD; encoded by the coding sequence ATGCGCGACCGTACGTTGCAGGGGGTGAACATGGAGGGTGCCATGAAACGCCGGAAGATCGCATTTCGTGGAGCCGTCATTACCGCGTTGGCTTGTGTTCTTTTGGGGCCGAATACCAGCTCCGCTCAAACGATGGATCAATACTATGCGGTGCCTCCATTTGTGAGCGACCAGGTCCTTCCGAACATCATCTTGCTGCTCGATAACTCAGGCAGCATGAGCGGATTGGCATGCGACCGGAATGACGATGGGGATTGCGTGGACGGGGCCGACCAAGCTTTTGCCAGCACCACGACCTATTCAGGCTATTTCGATTCTCTCACCTGTTATGCCTACGACACGACGGACACGCGCTTTGAGCCGGCTTCGACGAAAGCCCTCTTGTCTACGGATTGCACGACCACCCAATGGGACGGCAATTTTTTGAACTGGGCGACCTTTAGACGATTCGATGCATTGAAAAAATCGATGATCGGGGGCGACTGTGTTGTGGCGCGGGCAGCGGATGGGACATGTCCTACGAACGGAACGCCACCCTTAAAGACTGTTCGCACACAAGCCTCGGGTGTCAATACCGAGTTGGCATCGATAGCGATTGGGGCTCTGGTTGGGAGAATTCCCCTGGCGGACAGAGCCGCCGGTCCCGGGACCGTATATTTCGGAACGGATGCCGCCTATTTTTGCGTCGATAACGATAACTCTTTCAATAGCAATTGTAGTGACGGCTATAGCCAGCGGAAGTACGAACTGAAGATTGGTTACAGCACGGAGCCGGCCGGTGTGATTCAGCAGATTGGCGCGCAGGCGAGGTTCGGCTTATTTGAGTTCAAGCCGGCCGGCGATGGCGCCAGAATGTTGGTGGGCGTTGGGTCCCGGCAATCGATCGATTTTAGTGGAGGCGCGGTCGAAACATTTAACACGAACGTTGCGGCAATGGTCGATGCGGTGCAAGAGTCGTTTCCCTCGACCTGGACGCCGCTCTCTGAGTCGCTCTATGAGACGGTTCGATATGTAGCGCAGATTAATTCCACATATCTTCCCGGATCGTACGTGTTTCCCATCGCTTTTTCAGGCGGTAATTCCAATGGTGTAAGTTTTGCCGCCAATGGCGTTGGTTCTATCGGAACATCGGAGATCTCGGCTCTGACTGGCACGGAAACCTGCCCAGCTGGATATATTGCTAACGCTTGCGGTCGCGATCCATTTTTCTTCGGAAGCAATCACACGCCGCCCTGGGCTTCAACCTCGACTCAGGTGACCTGTTGCAAGACCTTTGTCATTCTTGTGACGGATGGAGCGCCGACGCAGGATACGAATATTCCCGCCGGGCTGCGCGATTATGCGCACGGTCAGCATGGACAGCATTGTGTCGGTGGCAATTCGATCATTCATGCGCCTAATGGGACCTGTAATACAAATCAAAACACGCCACCAGCCACGCTGCTTGGCGAGCATAAAACTGATTATGCAGATAGCGGCAACCATTATCTTGATGATGTGGCATTCTGGGCGCACACGAATGACATGCGGCCCTGTAGTGGGACGGCTGATGGAACCATTCCGGTGCTGGGAGTGACCGGCCACTGTTTGCAGGGTTTTCAGAATATCACGTTCTATACCTTTTTTGCCTTCGGGAATATTGCCGGTCGTGAAATCTTGATGCATGCCGCGCGGCTCGGTGGATTTGAGGACACCAACGGAAATAATCTTCCTGATTTGACGTCGGAGTGGGACAAGGTCATTAACGCGACGGGCGCGCCGGGGACCGACGGGATTCCGGATAATTACTTTGAGTCTTCCAACGTGGATGATCTGCAAGACCGCTTGATGGCGGCGATTACGGCGATTCTACGAAAGAGTGCGTCAGGTACGTCGATTTCAGTGTTGGCGACGTCATCCACGGGCGAAGGGTCTATCTATCAGGCCTATTTTTTTACAACCGATGTGGGGCAGAGCGGCGCCAATGTGAAATGGACGGGGTATACCCATGCCTTGTTTGTCGATACCTTCGGAAACTTCCGCGAGGATACTAATCAGGATGGAGTCCTGACCTACGAACTAGACCGCATCATCGTGAGCCGGTACGACAATGATCCGTCCAGTCCGAACTACCAAAAGGTCATGGTCGACAAGTTTGAGGATATCAGCCCTGCAGATGGCGTTGCCGACAGCGCCACCCCGGTGTTTACCGGCGACCTTCGGTCGGTGTTACCGATATGGGAGGCGGGGAAAGAGCTGGCGCTGGGTACGTCAGCCTCTCGAAAAATTTTGACGTGGATTGATCCTGATAACGATGGTGTTGTCGACGCGGGCGAGCAGATTGACTTTACGACGGCTAATTGTCCGGCTCTGCGAGACTATCTCCGGTATGCAGGCGATGCTTGTTCAGGATCGAGCAATGCCATGAATCTGATTAACTTCATTCGGGGAGATGAGGTGGCTGGGTTGCGGACACGCATGTTGGAAGTTCCTGTTGGAAGCGGCAATTTCAAAGTGTGGAGCCTTGGAGACCCGATCCATTCAACTCCCACGGTCGTTGCGGCGCCTAAAGCACGCTATGATTTAGCGTATGGCGATGCAACGTACACCGCGTTTTATGCGAAGTATCGTATGAGACGACAGGTTGTCTATGTGGGAGCCAACGACGGCATGCTCCACGCATTCAATGGAGGTTTCTACCACAAAGGGGATAATCCAGCGACCAACACGACGGTCGAACATGGCTGGTATACAAAAAATAAGATAGACAACTCCAGCGGTCCTAACCTCGGCGCTGAGCTATGGTCGTTTATTCCGCACCAACTGTTACCGCAGTTGCAGTGGTTGGCGCGGACAGATTACACCCATGTGTATTATGTCGATCTCAAGCCGACGATCACGGAGGCGCGAGTCTTCACCCCTGATGCCGATCATCCCGGTGGGTGGGGCACAATTCTCATTGGAGGATTCCGGATGGGCGGCAGCTGCGGACAATGCGCAGTCGGATTGGGAGCGCCTCCGATGACCGCCACAATCGGTGGAGTCTCTCGCACATTCCACAGTGCGTACTTTGCGCTGGATGTGACCAATCCCGAAGTGGACCCCAAACTGCTATGGGTGTTCACCGATAGTGGATTAGGGTTGACCACGAGCTATCCGGCTGTAGCGCGCATGAATCCGACGACGGATTCCTCTATCGATCCTACGAATGAGAAATGGTATGTGCTCTTTGGGTCTGGCCCGAATGGGTATCAGGCTGATCTGCCTTCCACTCCTGAGCAGAAGGCCAGTCTCTATACTGTCGATCTGAAATTTGGGCCAAAGGCTGCGGCCGGAGGGAGTTTGACCACGATGCCGGTAGGCACTTGGCGATCTTTTATGGGGCATGTCGTGGCCGTTGACAAAGATGGGGACTGGAGGACGGACGTCGCTTATGCGGCCAGGACTCTCCATGACGGATCATTGCCCTGGCGAGGAAAGATGTATCGCTTGACCATGGGATGCTCTGCGGCTCCCTGCGCTCCGACCAGTTGGGGGATTGCCAGCGGGGGGAATCGCGTACCGACGGAGGTGCTGGATACATTTTGGGACGCGGCCAGTTCAACGACCAAGGAGATGGGGCCTTCCGCGGCATCTCCGGCGGTGACAGTCGATGACGCCAATAAGATGTGGGTGTTCTTTGGCACGGGGCGCTATTTTAGTAATCCGGACAAAGTCGATAACACCATACAACGATTATTCGGGGTCAAAGATTCCGTACTGAGTGGAACTTGCACGGAAAGCAGTATCACGAGTTGTTACGATGATGATCTTGTGGATGTAACCAAGGCGGTCATCTGCCTCATTTGTAGCGGGAGTACCAATCAAGTCACAGATCCCACAAATCCCGGAGTGACTTCGTTTAATGGGACAGGTACGACTTCTATGATGGGTTTGGTGCAAAGCAAGGATGGATGGCGGGTGAGTTTGCCAGGCCCTGTGACGCTGACCGATTCGGTTAGCGGGATTGCGACGAACTACGCGGCTGAGCGGTCTGTGGTGAATCCGACGTTGTTTGCCGGGACGATCTTTTTCCCGACTTTCGCGCCGGCGAGTAATTTCTGTGCCTCCGACGGCGTGAGTTATCTCTATGTGTTGTTCTATAAAACGGGCACAGCTTCCACCGTGCCGGTAATTGGAACGACGCCGTCTGGTTCAAATACGCTTGTAAATAGCAAGAGTAGTAATGGGGTTGGGTTAGGGTCTAGCGGTACCGTGCATTGCGGTCAAGACTGTAGCTTCAAAAATCAAATGTCTTCTGGTAATTCCACATCGATCGATGTGAACCCCGAGGGACATTACAGCCGCTTTGTGAATTGGGTGCATCAGCGAGACTAG
- a CDS encoding Type IV pilus modification protein PilV (MaGe:77307548) — translation MKVGHEKGFTLVEVLVSAAILGVGVMGMAAMQGVSFTKNVDANDLSIMTNVAADMMERIQSNRQFSWAYHNVDTTGPGNCLVGGIPAPAPAAPFSWVTPSTAARRGIQGDCVQWRTLVLASNLLNPRGTVQVVPVLPVRDGSSAVQVTVRLQWTERTSTQRTRAVAFQTVIEPE, via the coding sequence ATGAAAGTCGGTCATGAAAAAGGATTCACGCTGGTGGAGGTTCTCGTCTCCGCTGCGATCCTAGGGGTAGGGGTGATGGGGATGGCGGCCATGCAAGGCGTATCGTTCACTAAAAACGTCGACGCCAATGACCTTTCGATTATGACAAATGTTGCGGCCGATATGATGGAGCGGATTCAAAGCAACCGGCAGTTTTCCTGGGCCTATCATAATGTGGATACCACTGGGCCTGGAAATTGTTTGGTCGGGGGAATTCCCGCTCCCGCACCAGCCGCGCCATTCTCATGGGTCACGCCATCGACTGCGGCGAGGAGAGGGATTCAGGGCGACTGTGTGCAGTGGCGAACGTTGGTCTTGGCCTCGAATTTGTTGAATCCTCGTGGCACCGTCCAAGTCGTGCCGGTGTTGCCGGTCCGCGACGGTTCAAGTGCCGTCCAAGTGACGGTACGGCTTCAATGGACGGAACGCACCTCAACGCAACGTACGCGTGCGGTGGCGTTTCAGACCGTGATAGAGCCGGAATAG
- a CDS encoding hypothetical protein (Evidence 4 : Unknown function but conserved in other organisms; MaGe:77307543), whose amino-acid sequence MYSQHHRRLIVGVGALGLLCGTACSGGGTGDGPYAKAQVAANQPPVVIAAKILDTPLSLTAPVSVQVQAEDPEREAVTFQYQWYVNEAPLAGQTNPTLPAEGLRRGQRISVEIVPADSVQKGRVYKTAEALVGNTPPTVSSVVLQLADSGARVESNVTASDPDYDRIDLTYRWLQGNIVIKEGEEASLSTKGLSPKVPVFAEVTARDPEVASKPFRSMPLLLDNHAPQIVSTPPVPSGTGRYEYFVKAVDEDGDQIAFQLEQAPSGMTIDETTGRLSWTVPANHVGVFHVRVLAKDGQGVAAYQEFDLTFANETASAKPAGV is encoded by the coding sequence ATGTATTCTCAGCATCATCGACGATTGATTGTAGGGGTTGGAGCTCTGGGCTTGCTGTGCGGGACCGCTTGTAGCGGTGGTGGCACAGGGGATGGGCCCTATGCCAAGGCTCAAGTAGCGGCAAATCAACCCCCAGTTGTGATCGCCGCCAAAATTCTCGATACCCCGCTATCATTGACGGCTCCTGTTTCTGTGCAAGTCCAAGCTGAAGATCCGGAGCGGGAAGCTGTTACCTTCCAATATCAATGGTATGTGAATGAAGCTCCCCTGGCGGGTCAAACGAATCCGACGTTGCCTGCGGAAGGGCTCCGACGCGGCCAGCGTATCAGCGTCGAGATTGTTCCTGCCGACTCCGTGCAGAAAGGCCGGGTCTATAAGACGGCAGAAGCACTCGTTGGAAATACTCCTCCCACGGTTTCCTCGGTAGTCTTGCAGCTCGCGGATAGCGGCGCCAGAGTTGAGTCGAACGTTACGGCCAGCGATCCTGATTATGATCGGATAGATCTCACCTATAGATGGCTTCAAGGGAACATTGTCATCAAGGAAGGTGAGGAGGCATCGCTCTCTACCAAGGGACTGAGCCCAAAAGTGCCCGTGTTTGCAGAGGTCACTGCACGGGACCCAGAAGTGGCGAGCAAGCCATTTCGCTCCATGCCTCTTTTGCTGGACAACCATGCTCCCCAAATCGTCTCGACTCCTCCTGTCCCCTCAGGGACAGGAAGATACGAATATTTTGTCAAGGCTGTTGATGAAGATGGCGATCAAATTGCGTTTCAGTTGGAGCAAGCGCCTTCTGGAATGACCATTGATGAAACAACTGGCCGCCTCAGCTGGACGGTGCCGGCCAATCACGTCGGTGTGTTTCATGTGAGAGTGCTTGCGAAAGATGGACAGGGCGTTGCCGCCTATCAAGAATTTGATTTAACTTTTGCAAATGAAACCGCATCTGCCAAGCCTGCCGGTGTCTGA
- a CDS encoding hypothetical protein (Evidence 4 : Unknown function but conserved in other organisms; MaGe:77307547), with protein MGRLLGVQAHDQKGFTLMEVMVATMMTTAIVAAGFSALVVSQKSARITGQIGQTQATARTALDMITADLKLAGFGMRGLTTAVGGCHINGMPSALIPGDNNPLGADFGSDTVSMVVPMTNSIAAVGPLWQVFLPPGGIIGGLGGAITNIPMPANATNAMANAIPGGAAALLGMPVSLGGVSGSAILSVNAGGLTLNPAIPGPVAFGGGTQVYLLQCITYQVIPPPDALNLCQGSAPCLVRGAVPIAMVGPGGPPNCNQNNSGCIPIMDGVEDLQLAYACDGCDPRVNDAKPDLQPDDLNLSNQFDQADFITDRNWFGTAGPYGTYMTPSKIRLVQVNIVARETRADQGIGEANSTPVHSMTIPVVSDHNHANGVFAFGDNASPAQQAAYFQFRRRILTRTIELRNQRL; from the coding sequence ATGGGGCGATTGCTGGGTGTGCAGGCGCATGACCAGAAGGGCTTCACGCTCATGGAGGTCATGGTTGCAACGATGATGACCACCGCTATTGTGGCGGCGGGGTTCAGCGCGCTCGTCGTGAGCCAAAAGAGCGCGCGTATTACCGGGCAGATCGGTCAAACCCAGGCGACCGCGCGAACCGCTCTCGACATGATCACCGCGGATCTGAAGCTGGCCGGATTCGGGATGCGAGGATTAACAACGGCTGTAGGCGGATGTCACATCAATGGCATGCCATCGGCGCTGATTCCTGGCGACAATAATCCGTTAGGAGCCGATTTCGGGTCCGACACCGTTTCTATGGTCGTTCCGATGACGAACTCGATTGCCGCTGTGGGGCCGCTTTGGCAGGTGTTTCTTCCCCCTGGAGGAATTATCGGCGGATTAGGTGGGGCAATTACCAATATTCCGATGCCGGCCAATGCCACAAACGCGATGGCTAACGCGATCCCTGGTGGCGCGGCCGCCCTTCTTGGCATGCCGGTTTCTTTGGGAGGCGTGTCTGGCTCGGCAATTTTGTCCGTGAATGCCGGAGGGCTGACGCTGAATCCGGCTATTCCTGGGCCGGTTGCATTCGGCGGGGGCACTCAGGTCTACCTGCTTCAGTGCATCACTTATCAGGTGATTCCTCCCCCCGATGCACTCAATCTTTGCCAGGGATCTGCGCCCTGCTTGGTACGCGGCGCTGTTCCGATTGCCATGGTGGGGCCTGGCGGACCGCCGAACTGTAACCAGAATAATTCTGGCTGCATCCCAATTATGGATGGAGTAGAGGATCTTCAACTGGCCTATGCCTGCGACGGCTGCGATCCTCGCGTGAATGACGCGAAGCCTGACTTGCAGCCGGATGACTTGAATTTGTCCAACCAGTTCGACCAGGCCGATTTCATTACTGATCGGAACTGGTTTGGCACGGCTGGACCCTATGGCACCTACATGACTCCGAGCAAAATACGATTAGTTCAAGTCAACATCGTTGCTCGCGAAACCCGAGCCGATCAGGGTATAGGGGAAGCTAATTCTACGCCGGTGCATAGCATGACGATTCCGGTTGTCAGCGACCACAATCATGCGAATGGCGTTTTTGCTTTCGGGGATAATGCCTCTCCGGCGCAGCAAGCGGCCTACTTCCAGTTTCGCCGGCGCATCTTGACCAGGACCATCGAACTTCGCAACCAAAGGCTGTAA
- a CDS encoding Putative Type IV pilin PilA (Evidence 3 : Putative function from multiple computational evidences; MaGe:77307549): MLHHQSKKLSKIHPQEGGFTLLEIMIVVVIIGIAAGLTVPNLALMYAKYELYQTTTTIYNRLILARSAAISRNAMIVATPVNMPMGLDQVTFTPPLGAETLPLNVKLVLPLPVNPIGYTPRGLSTSPLAAQTIQLQSVRDPSLIYTISLAPSGKVTWCRQAINPCVINAAS; this comes from the coding sequence ATGTTGCACCATCAATCGAAAAAGCTGAGCAAGATCCACCCACAAGAAGGCGGATTTACCCTTCTTGAAATCATGATCGTGGTTGTCATCATTGGCATTGCCGCGGGGCTGACGGTTCCGAACCTGGCGCTCATGTATGCCAAGTACGAGCTCTATCAAACCACCACAACGATTTATAACCGGCTCATTCTGGCGCGCTCCGCTGCTATCAGCCGTAACGCCATGATTGTGGCGACTCCAGTCAATATGCCGATGGGTCTAGACCAGGTGACATTCACACCTCCACTTGGAGCAGAAACGTTGCCGCTTAATGTGAAATTGGTTCTGCCATTGCCCGTCAATCCAATCGGGTATACCCCTAGAGGGTTGAGTACGTCGCCTCTGGCGGCTCAGACAATTCAACTGCAAAGCGTGCGCGATCCCAGTCTGATTTATACGATCTCGCTTGCGCCTTCAGGGAAGGTGACTTGGTGTCGGCAGGCTATCAATCCCTGCGTGATCAATGCGGCATCGTGA
- a CDS encoding hypothetical protein (Evidence 4 : Unknown function but conserved in other organisms; MaGe:77307546), with the protein MTVMLLMLITGSLGVAALTMSGLENSMAGSIRMVEEGTSAAESCVGTAVRAIRLTIDDPEMDDSAAILIAPLGPVPALNKAVFTQEINGTLRNNSDVAIGAGNVPNLTMNVNGYVVNGDIDFLYSKQRVGSDFTEPTYDQFYRVDCVAANAATGATSRVIVTFDCLNTTGEGCVKRGSNG; encoded by the coding sequence ATGACGGTCATGCTGTTGATGTTGATTACCGGTTCCTTAGGGGTTGCTGCGTTAACCATGAGCGGGCTTGAAAACTCGATGGCCGGCTCGATTCGCATGGTCGAGGAGGGCACCAGTGCTGCGGAGTCCTGTGTGGGAACTGCGGTTCGCGCGATCCGATTAACAATCGATGACCCAGAAATGGATGATTCTGCGGCGATTCTTATTGCGCCGCTCGGACCCGTTCCTGCCCTTAATAAGGCGGTGTTCACACAGGAAATAAATGGAACGCTCAGGAATAATTCAGACGTCGCGATAGGGGCTGGCAACGTGCCTAATCTCACGATGAATGTGAACGGATATGTGGTGAACGGAGATATCGATTTTCTCTATTCCAAGCAAAGGGTTGGAAGTGACTTTACCGAGCCAACCTACGATCAATTCTATCGCGTAGACTGTGTGGCGGCGAATGCGGCGACAGGCGCTACCAGCCGGGTTATCGTAACTTTTGATTGTCTGAACACCACCGGTGAAGGCTGTGTAAAGCGAGGAAGTAATGGCTGA
- a CDS encoding hypothetical protein (Evidence 4 : Unknown function but conserved in other organisms; MaGe:77307545), whose amino-acid sequence MAEEQPRTSAWIMNRQRQSGSILIRWRGVATVCLVVAVFIAMAASPSSYADEPFPAAVASYPTGKITSIHETTFQIDGRTVSLAPEAVLVDRHGDPLPPAALRVDIDVRYHIQKGTIDKIDWMLLILPE is encoded by the coding sequence ATGGCTGAGGAACAACCTAGGACAAGTGCCTGGATCATGAACCGTCAACGGCAGAGTGGCAGTATTTTGATTCGGTGGCGTGGCGTGGCAACGGTTTGTTTGGTTGTTGCTGTTTTTATTGCCATGGCTGCCTCCCCATCGAGTTATGCCGATGAGCCGTTTCCGGCTGCCGTGGCGAGTTATCCGACGGGGAAAATTACATCGATTCACGAGACAACCTTTCAGATTGACGGACGAACAGTCAGTCTTGCGCCGGAAGCCGTATTGGTCGATCGCCATGGCGATCCGTTGCCGCCGGCTGCCCTGAGAGTCGATATCGATGTGAGATATCACATCCAAAAAGGAACCATCGACAAAATCGATTGGATGCTGCTGATTCTTCCCGAATAA
- a CDS encoding putative enzyme with nucleoside triphosphate hydrolase domain (Evidence 3 : Putative function from multiple computational evidences; PubMedId 12762842; Product type e : enzyme; MaGe:77307542), whose translation MRKLKLREGTNTAALFGHHDRHLKLIEDDLGVRLSARGEEVTLDGLPDATRQAERILFELANLTNEGLVLQADDVTHALTALRQTPDVSIKEVLTNATTIVTKKRFVGPKSPTQKSYIEAIEKHDIVIAIGPAGTGKTYLAMAMAVSALMKKEVSRIILARPAVEAGEKLGFLPGDMFAKVNPYLRPLYDALFDMMDMERANRMIERGDIEIAPLAFMRGRTLNDSFVILDEAQNATAEQMKMFLTRLGFHSKVVVTGDITQIDLPSDRVSGLIEVKEILRDIDGIAFVYFDEKDVVRHRLVQDIVRAYDRHQSTTGGDSRNARGAASSHRSLSDSNKWPPAGPPLRNSPGQPH comes from the coding sequence GTGCGTAAACTAAAACTACGAGAAGGCACGAATACTGCCGCCCTCTTCGGTCACCACGACCGACACCTCAAGCTCATTGAGGACGATCTTGGCGTGCGATTGTCCGCGCGCGGTGAAGAGGTTACGCTCGACGGTCTTCCCGACGCGACCCGCCAGGCTGAACGGATTCTGTTCGAACTCGCCAATCTCACCAACGAAGGGCTGGTCCTTCAGGCGGACGATGTCACGCATGCGTTGACGGCATTGCGCCAGACTCCTGATGTCTCCATCAAGGAGGTCTTGACCAATGCCACGACAATCGTCACGAAAAAACGGTTTGTCGGTCCGAAATCTCCCACTCAGAAATCTTATATCGAGGCGATTGAGAAACACGATATTGTGATCGCGATTGGGCCAGCCGGTACCGGGAAGACATACCTGGCCATGGCCATGGCGGTCAGCGCTCTCATGAAGAAAGAAGTGAGCCGCATCATTCTGGCGCGGCCCGCGGTCGAGGCCGGGGAGAAGTTGGGCTTTTTGCCAGGTGATATGTTTGCGAAAGTAAATCCGTATCTTCGTCCGCTGTACGATGCCTTATTCGACATGATGGATATGGAGCGGGCGAATCGCATGATTGAGCGCGGCGATATCGAGATTGCGCCATTAGCGTTCATGCGCGGGCGCACGTTGAACGACTCGTTTGTCATTTTAGACGAAGCGCAGAATGCGACGGCGGAGCAGATGAAAATGTTCCTGACCCGGTTGGGGTTTCATTCGAAGGTGGTCGTGACCGGGGATATTACGCAAATCGACCTGCCATCGGACCGGGTATCCGGTCTTATCGAAGTGAAGGAGATCTTGCGGGACATCGACGGCATTGCCTTCGTGTATTTCGATGAGAAGGATGTGGTGCGTCATCGGCTAGTTCAGGACATCGTCAGAGCCTACGATCGGCATCAGTCTACAACCGGCGGCGATTCTAGGAATGCGCGAGGGGCGGCATCGTCTCATCGGTCGCTATCTGACTCCAACAAATGGCCTCCTGCCGGGCCTCCGTTGCGAAATTCCCCAGGCCAACCCCATTAA